One window of the Brevibacterium limosum genome contains the following:
- a CDS encoding SseB family protein translates to MSTHSHDPDQPHGPGGPRSAASDARAGEAHAPTDSAGQAWEGRDLKPNPFSGDTGLADAALLESMTQAAQAPLDPAAHQRVVQALSGARLYAPIVPMVLDQEVGENGLMADNSSEMAMVRLQADDGRECTPGFSGIPPLTAWHSDARPVPIESERLVLGAIEAESQLVVLDPGAESSFLLRRPAMFAFVQSQPWTPSWADAEVAQRLRAIAESFPWLARIGVSPGSDSVHLGGPELGITLGVESEVPPEEVRRFQEAVAGDEDLVAKIDSLAIRLVEF, encoded by the coding sequence GTGAGCACGCACTCACACGATCCGGACCAGCCGCATGGGCCGGGCGGTCCCCGGTCCGCCGCGTCTGATGCCCGGGCAGGCGAGGCCCACGCCCCGACGGATTCCGCCGGTCAGGCGTGGGAGGGCCGGGATCTCAAACCCAACCCGTTCTCCGGCGACACGGGGCTGGCGGATGCGGCTCTGCTGGAGTCCATGACCCAGGCCGCTCAGGCACCCCTGGATCCGGCCGCACACCAACGGGTCGTCCAAGCCCTGTCCGGGGCCAGGCTCTACGCCCCGATCGTGCCGATGGTTCTCGACCAGGAGGTCGGAGAGAACGGGCTCATGGCCGACAATTCCTCGGAGATGGCGATGGTTCGCCTCCAGGCCGATGACGGACGAGAGTGCACCCCGGGATTCTCCGGAATCCCACCGCTGACCGCGTGGCATTCCGATGCCCGTCCCGTGCCGATCGAGTCCGAACGGCTTGTCCTCGGGGCGATCGAGGCCGAGTCCCAGCTCGTCGTCCTCGACCCTGGGGCCGAGTCCTCGTTCCTGCTGCGCCGCCCGGCCATGTTCGCGTTCGTGCAGTCCCAGCCGTGGACTCCGTCCTGGGCCGACGCCGAGGTGGCCCAGCGACTGCGTGCCATCGCCGAGTCCTTCCCCTGGTTGGCTCGAATCGGGGTGAGCCCCGGCAGCGACAGCGTCCACCTCGGTGGGCCGGAGCTCGGCATCACACTCGGCGTCGAGTCCGAGGTGCCGCCGGAGGAGGTGCGCCGGTTCCAGGAAGCCGTCGCCGGCGACGAGGACCTTGTGGCGAAGATCGACTCTCTGGCCATCCGCCTCGTCGAATTCTGA
- a CDS encoding amidohydrolase, with translation MSEIRDLGHSTAPDDSYLDEMARQTRARAGQAAEWASDFTGAPETSRSGIAAGLDAAEGDLTGLLHTIHDLAETAFEEFDSVAAIASVLENHGVDVETGLYGVKTTLRATTGSGHGRTIAILAEYDALPEIGHACGHNIIATAGVGAFLALQALYEKDPDAVPGTVVLLGTPAEEGHSGKEVMARDGAFDGIDAAIMVHGYGYDCADQVWLGRRLLKVTYSGVAAHASAQPFMGRNALDAANLFYQGLGLMRQQMPPISRLHAVITDGGTRPSIITETATVQCYVRSKFPETLKELSDRVEEAAKGAALMTGTGVTVDWDEHPPSLPVRTNSTLTARWAEHEQTRGRQPLPAGVLEESIAASTDFGNVSYRIPGIHPLIKTADAEVALHTREFAAAAETPAAETAALDAAYGLACTALDFLVDDALAAEVTEEFARDGGAIDVEHFFD, from the coding sequence ATGAGCGAAATCCGTGACCTCGGCCACTCGACCGCACCGGACGACAGCTACCTCGACGAGATGGCTCGACAGACCCGAGCTCGAGCCGGGCAGGCCGCCGAGTGGGCCTCCGACTTCACCGGTGCCCCGGAGACGAGCCGGTCCGGCATCGCCGCTGGCCTCGACGCTGCGGAAGGCGACCTCACGGGCCTGCTCCACACCATCCATGACCTGGCAGAGACAGCATTCGAAGAGTTCGATTCGGTCGCAGCGATCGCCTCGGTGTTGGAGAATCACGGAGTCGATGTCGAGACCGGCCTCTACGGTGTGAAGACGACACTGCGGGCGACGACGGGATCCGGTCACGGTCGTACGATCGCGATCCTCGCCGAATACGATGCCCTGCCCGAGATCGGGCATGCGTGCGGGCACAACATCATCGCCACCGCCGGAGTCGGCGCCTTCCTCGCCCTCCAAGCCTTGTACGAGAAAGACCCCGACGCCGTGCCGGGCACCGTCGTGCTGCTGGGCACCCCGGCCGAAGAAGGTCATTCGGGCAAAGAGGTCATGGCCCGGGACGGTGCCTTCGACGGCATCGACGCGGCCATCATGGTCCACGGCTACGGCTACGACTGCGCCGACCAAGTGTGGCTGGGACGCCGCCTGCTCAAGGTCACATACTCAGGGGTCGCCGCCCACGCCTCTGCGCAGCCTTTCATGGGGCGCAACGCCCTCGACGCGGCAAACCTCTTCTACCAGGGGCTCGGCCTGATGCGGCAGCAGATGCCGCCGATTTCCCGCCTGCACGCGGTCATCACCGACGGCGGAACGAGACCGTCGATCATCACCGAAACCGCCACCGTGCAGTGCTACGTCCGTTCGAAGTTCCCCGAAACGCTCAAAGAGCTCTCCGACCGGGTCGAGGAGGCGGCGAAGGGCGCCGCGCTCATGACCGGCACCGGCGTCACTGTCGACTGGGACGAACATCCGCCGTCGTTGCCCGTGCGTACGAATTCGACGCTGACCGCCCGCTGGGCCGAACACGAACAGACGCGCGGCCGCCAGCCGCTGCCCGCCGGAGTCCTAGAGGAATCGATCGCTGCGTCCACGGACTTCGGCAATGTCTCCTACCGGATTCCCGGCATCCATCCGCTCATCAAGACCGCCGACGCCGAGGTGGCCCTGCACACTCGTGAATTCGCTGCAGCCGCCGAGACCCCTGCCGCCGAAACTGCGGCGCTCGACGCAGCCTATGGTCTTGCGTGCACCGCCCTGGATTTCCTCGTCGACGACGCCCTCGCCGCCGAGGTGACCGAAGAATTCGCCCGCGACGGCGGAGCGATCGATGTCGAGCACTTCTTCGACTGA
- a CDS encoding AbgT family transporter, with the protein MSTTTDGKVGFGQRTLDWIERIGNKLPEPFTLFLGLFIITGLVSTAMAMADVTVAIPGGDETIAIKGLFTGEGLSWLTTTMGDNYIGFPPLATVLPILLAVGVAEKSGMLAAAVRIAFGKSPKWLLPYAVGFVGVVGSIMADSAFVIIPPLAALVFKAAGRHPMAGLIGGFAATGAGYSTSIVPTSLDALFAGITTSVMETLPNTDYTAVNPVSNYYFNIASSIVLAIIAGFIIDRLIEPNMVRKGVPREYANASSSGLAREYQAPDSPYGDASAKTEGYSESSDDGSSTEIKAELEPEEKKGLIWAVVSGLVLTAVFLFAFLLPSSPWRNEDGGFLPESPLLSSIVFIVFAYFMLMGVVYGFVVCTVRSMNDLVRMMSQSIIDMMSFLILAFILGQFIALFNWTGIGSWIAVAGASGLEAIGLTGFAAVIGFMLLASVLNLFIISGSSMWTLMAAVFVPLFSLLGYEPAFIQAGFRVGDSATQVITPLNPYMIVLLGLVRRYEPNAGLGTVISRMFPFVIPFWLAWAVLLGIWFLFDLPLGPGNGIRL; encoded by the coding sequence ATGTCGACGACGACAGATGGGAAAGTCGGTTTCGGCCAGCGCACGCTGGACTGGATCGAACGCATCGGAAACAAGCTGCCCGAACCGTTCACACTGTTCCTCGGGCTCTTCATCATCACCGGTCTCGTCTCCACGGCCATGGCCATGGCCGATGTCACCGTGGCCATTCCCGGCGGCGACGAGACCATCGCGATCAAGGGCCTGTTCACCGGGGAGGGCCTGTCGTGGCTGACCACGACGATGGGCGACAACTACATCGGGTTCCCGCCCCTGGCCACGGTGCTGCCGATTCTCCTTGCCGTCGGTGTGGCCGAGAAGTCCGGAATGCTCGCCGCGGCCGTCCGGATCGCATTCGGCAAGAGCCCGAAGTGGCTGCTGCCCTACGCCGTCGGCTTCGTCGGGGTGGTCGGGTCGATCATGGCCGACTCGGCGTTCGTCATCATCCCGCCTTTGGCTGCGCTCGTGTTCAAAGCGGCAGGACGGCATCCGATGGCCGGGCTCATCGGCGGGTTCGCCGCCACCGGTGCCGGCTATTCGACGTCGATCGTCCCCACGAGCCTCGACGCTCTGTTCGCCGGGATCACCACCTCGGTGATGGAGACCCTGCCGAACACCGATTACACCGCGGTCAACCCGGTGTCGAACTACTACTTCAATATCGCCTCGTCGATCGTGTTGGCGATCATCGCAGGGTTCATCATCGACCGGCTCATCGAACCGAACATGGTGCGCAAGGGAGTGCCCCGCGAATACGCGAATGCCTCGTCGAGCGGGCTGGCTCGCGAATACCAGGCACCCGACAGCCCCTACGGAGATGCCTCGGCTAAAACGGAAGGATACTCTGAATCCTCTGACGATGGTTCGTCCACAGAGATCAAGGCCGAACTCGAACCGGAGGAGAAGAAGGGTCTGATCTGGGCGGTCGTCTCGGGGCTCGTCCTCACCGCGGTCTTCCTCTTCGCTTTCCTCCTTCCCAGTTCTCCCTGGCGGAACGAGGACGGCGGATTCCTCCCGGAGTCCCCGCTGCTGTCGTCGATCGTGTTCATCGTCTTCGCCTACTTCATGCTCATGGGCGTCGTCTACGGCTTCGTCGTGTGCACCGTCCGGTCGATGAATGACCTGGTGAGGATGATGAGTCAATCGATCATCGACATGATGTCCTTCCTCATCCTCGCGTTCATCCTCGGCCAGTTCATCGCCCTGTTCAACTGGACCGGCATCGGTTCGTGGATCGCCGTCGCGGGAGCGTCGGGGCTCGAAGCGATCGGTCTGACCGGGTTCGCCGCGGTCATCGGCTTCATGCTCCTGGCCAGTGTGCTCAACCTGTTCATCATCTCCGGCTCGTCGATGTGGACGCTCATGGCCGCCGTGTTCGTCCCGCTCTTCTCCCTGCTCGGCTACGAACCGGCGTTCATCCAGGCCGGGTTTCGCGTCGGTGACTCGGCCACTCAGGTCATCACCCCGCTCAACCCGTACATGATCGTGCTGCTCGGTCTCGTCCGCCGGTATGAGCCGAACGCCGGGCTGGGCACGGTCATCTCTCGGATGTTCCCATTCGTCATCCCGTTCTGGCTGGCCTGGGCAGTGCTGCTGGGCATCTGGTTCCTTTTCGACCTGCCGCTGGGCCCGGGCAACGGGATCCGGCTGTGA
- a CDS encoding VOC family protein codes for MVSRISDLIDKTPGSAQLSRFWCKALGCEVSATDETGVAISGASNAPTILFEPSSDSFGDNSLHLDLCPTDRSQADELERLVAPGATKTDVVPSGSWHVLADPDGDKFCLMAKRIPAEPEDFHD; via the coding sequence ATGGTGAGTCGAATCAGTGATCTTATCGACAAAACCCCGGGCTCGGCTCAACTGAGTCGATTCTGGTGCAAAGCACTGGGATGCGAGGTGTCGGCCACAGACGAAACCGGTGTCGCGATCTCCGGAGCGTCGAATGCGCCGACTATTCTCTTTGAGCCTTCGAGCGATTCGTTTGGGGACAACAGTCTGCATCTCGACCTCTGTCCGACTGACCGCAGCCAGGCGGACGAGCTCGAAAGACTTGTGGCTCCGGGTGCGACGAAGACTGATGTCGTGCCGTCAGGAAGCTGGCATGTTCTCGCGGATCCGGACGGCGACAAGTTCTGTCTCATGGCGAAGCGCATCCCAGCAGAGCCGGAAGACTTCCATGACTGA
- a CDS encoding NAD-dependent epimerase/dehydratase family protein: MRLTLNTESAALSIMRTSSEGLAMRTALIIGNGQIGSEIAARLTDVGVTVRIATRSGSNSSGTPTRIRADASDRTQLAKAAAGADVIFACAHAPYDSRKWEQILPPLDAAILDLAAKLDIPVVFPESVYAFAGLDSPITEASPFAPVEDKGRIRQRLIEAREAHSATSASVIAGDLLGRTAEKWSSVVRMCITEPISHGRRAMVPARTDVPHGITVIADHAAAMIRAAQDLKSVPAGTHQLRIAPASNPTLAEIADFTADALGQKHKRPLSVPRWATRAIGAFERSFYELNQLAPIWYEPCVIASSDLAEAVGTTDWREGVQQML, translated from the coding sequence ATGCGGCTTACGCTGAATACCGAGAGCGCCGCTCTCTCAATCATGAGGACATCATCGGAAGGACTCGCTATGAGAACAGCACTCATCATCGGAAACGGACAGATCGGTTCGGAGATCGCCGCCCGACTCACGGACGTCGGAGTCACCGTCCGCATCGCCACCCGCTCCGGCAGCAACTCATCCGGCACCCCCACCCGTATCAGGGCCGATGCCAGTGACCGCACACAGTTGGCGAAGGCCGCCGCGGGCGCCGATGTGATCTTCGCCTGCGCGCATGCGCCCTATGACAGTCGGAAGTGGGAGCAGATCCTCCCCCCGCTCGATGCGGCGATCCTCGACCTTGCGGCCAAACTCGACATTCCTGTGGTCTTCCCGGAGTCGGTCTATGCCTTCGCCGGCCTCGACTCCCCAATCACCGAGGCCTCCCCGTTCGCTCCGGTGGAAGACAAAGGACGAATCCGGCAGCGCCTCATCGAAGCCCGTGAGGCTCACTCCGCGACCAGTGCGAGCGTCATCGCAGGCGATCTGCTCGGCAGGACCGCAGAGAAATGGTCATCGGTCGTACGAATGTGCATCACCGAACCGATCTCTCACGGGCGACGGGCCATGGTGCCAGCACGCACTGATGTCCCGCACGGAATCACCGTCATCGCCGACCACGCCGCAGCAATGATCCGGGCGGCACAGGATCTCAAGAGCGTCCCCGCGGGAACGCATCAGCTGCGGATCGCACCAGCATCAAATCCGACACTGGCCGAGATCGCCGACTTCACCGCGGACGCACTTGGGCAGAAGCACAAACGTCCGCTCTCAGTTCCACGTTGGGCGACCCGTGCCATCGGGGCGTTCGAGCGCTCCTTCTATGAGCTCAACCAGTTGGCACCGATCTGGTACGAACCCTGCGTCATCGCTTCCAGCGATTTGGCCGAAGCTGTCGGCACTACCGATTGGCGCGAGGGCGTGCAGCAGATGCTCTGA
- a CDS encoding TetR/AcrR family transcriptional regulator: MTETTPRQRARIETEAQITAIGNRMVDDDGVDGLSLRAIARELGVVSSAVYRYVKSRDELLTILIRDAFTQIADAVDEALAGERSVKVLALTMLDWSRTYQNRWALIYGTPIADYEAPREETVVPGTRIMVTLAELVAEDGGAASASEPARRRQGGPSGSNPDMLKPLRAGLEELGLDYSDGTILRTVTIWVAVIGLINGLRFGQFGPGFDEIEGELMRGVIGSLGE; encoded by the coding sequence ATGACAGAGACGACCCCACGACAGCGAGCCCGAATCGAGACGGAAGCCCAAATCACCGCGATCGGCAACCGGATGGTCGACGACGATGGAGTCGACGGGCTGTCGCTGCGCGCGATCGCTCGTGAGCTCGGGGTGGTCTCCAGCGCGGTGTACAGGTATGTGAAGAGTCGCGATGAACTGCTGACGATCCTCATCCGCGACGCCTTCACGCAGATTGCCGATGCCGTTGATGAGGCTCTGGCCGGGGAGAGGAGCGTCAAGGTGCTCGCGCTGACGATGCTTGACTGGTCGCGCACGTATCAGAATCGGTGGGCGCTCATCTACGGCACCCCGATCGCTGACTACGAGGCTCCGCGAGAGGAGACCGTGGTCCCGGGAACGCGGATCATGGTGACGCTCGCGGAGCTGGTGGCGGAGGACGGGGGTGCTGCGTCCGCGTCGGAGCCGGCGCGGCGGCGCCAAGGAGGACCGTCTGGGTCGAATCCTGACATGTTGAAGCCGCTGCGTGCGGGCCTCGAGGAGCTCGGCCTCGACTACTCGGACGGGACCATCTTGAGAACCGTGACCATCTGGGTCGCTGTCATCGGTCTGATCAACGGTCTTCGCTTCGGCCAATTCGGTCCGGGCTTCGACGAAATCGAGGGTGAACTCATGCGCGGAGTCATCGGCAGCCTCGGTGAATGA
- a CDS encoding SRPBCC domain-containing protein: MTEDDVPIAADDVPDEIVRSIHIDADAQTVWDIISEPGWFINDGSYTEHDISSEDGVSRVVDPNVGEFAIGTEELDPPRRAVFRWLGGTPGSLGDFPSNTIVFIIEPEGQGVLLTVRESGFARLSDDAAERRRRFEENAEGWVEELVVARGLAVSAR; this comes from the coding sequence GTGACCGAGGACGACGTACCCATCGCTGCGGATGATGTGCCCGACGAGATCGTCCGCAGCATCCACATCGACGCCGACGCGCAAACGGTGTGGGACATTATCAGCGAACCCGGCTGGTTCATCAATGACGGCAGCTACACTGAGCATGACATCAGTTCTGAGGACGGTGTCTCTCGGGTGGTTGACCCGAACGTCGGCGAATTCGCCATCGGCACGGAGGAGCTCGATCCGCCTCGTCGTGCCGTCTTCCGCTGGCTCGGCGGAACGCCCGGATCGTTGGGGGACTTTCCCAGCAACACGATCGTTTTCATCATCGAGCCAGAGGGCCAGGGCGTCCTGCTCACCGTCCGTGAGAGTGGGTTCGCCCGGCTCAGCGACGATGCCGCCGAGCGACGCCGACGATTCGAGGAGAATGCCGAAGGCTGGGTCGAAGAGCTCGTGGTGGCGAGGGGACTCGCCGTGTCGGCGAGATGA
- a CDS encoding ArsR/SmtB family transcription factor — translation MSSADDSVQDRLLSGEADLVFKALADHTRRRILVRLSQSPDDAGAVARDLGLSRQAVAKQLRILESGGIVSSATRSSRRVHSVSPSQIREVSDLLGIVAQGWDRRLRGIKAQAERAGEDP, via the coding sequence ATGAGTTCTGCAGACGACTCCGTTCAGGACAGATTGCTGTCGGGTGAGGCGGATCTCGTCTTCAAAGCGCTGGCCGACCACACGAGGCGCCGCATCCTGGTTCGGCTGTCCCAGTCGCCCGACGACGCCGGCGCCGTGGCACGTGATCTCGGGCTGAGCCGACAGGCCGTGGCCAAGCAGCTGCGGATTCTCGAGAGCGGAGGAATCGTGAGTTCGGCGACCCGATCATCGCGCCGCGTGCACTCGGTGAGTCCGTCGCAGATCCGCGAAGTATCCGATCTGCTCGGTATCGTCGCCCAAGGATGGGATCGTCGCCTCCGCGGCATCAAGGCGCAGGCGGAGCGAGCAGGTGAGGACCCCTGA
- a CDS encoding DUF1844 domain-containing protein codes for MSSEESVPAEAIADVTRDIAEVPAVEVITSSAVHLMSAAAVKCGLAEDTAEGRGADLQDLDEARKLITALAGFVTGAATVIGDHHARPLRDGLRSLQLAFREASEYPDAPGEGPGEKFTGPVR; via the coding sequence ATGAGTTCTGAAGAATCTGTTCCCGCCGAGGCGATCGCCGACGTTACGCGCGACATCGCCGAGGTCCCCGCTGTCGAGGTCATCACCTCCAGCGCCGTTCACCTCATGTCCGCTGCCGCCGTCAAGTGCGGCCTGGCCGAGGACACCGCCGAAGGTCGCGGCGCCGACCTGCAGGACCTCGACGAGGCCCGCAAGCTCATCACCGCACTGGCCGGTTTCGTCACCGGTGCCGCCACCGTGATCGGCGACCACCATGCCCGCCCGTTGCGCGATGGACTGCGCAGCCTGCAGCTGGCCTTCCGCGAAGCCTCGGAATACCCCGACGCCCCCGGCGAAGGCCCCGGAGAGAAGTTCACCGGCCCCGTCCGCTGA
- the infC gene encoding translation initiation factor IF-3: MSRPHLSKRSEHISETRINDRIRVPEVRLVGPNGEQVGIVAIRKALDLAGEAGLDLVEVAPQAKPPVAKLMDYGKFKYESAQKAREARKNQANTALKEIRFRLKIDEHDYETKKGHVTRFLEGGDKVKVMIMFRGREQSRPEMGIKLLNRLAEDVSDLGSVESSPRVDGRNMVMVVAPHKSKSDAKAEARKASADAKGKSAEVKSRRDRVAAEKNAARPDA; the protein is encoded by the coding sequence TTGTCACGACCACATTTGAGCAAAAGGAGTGAACACATCAGCGAGACGCGCATCAATGACCGGATTCGGGTTCCCGAGGTCCGGTTGGTCGGACCCAACGGTGAACAGGTCGGTATCGTTGCCATTCGCAAGGCACTCGATCTCGCCGGCGAAGCTGGCCTCGACCTCGTCGAGGTAGCCCCGCAGGCGAAGCCACCCGTAGCCAAGCTCATGGACTACGGAAAATTCAAATACGAATCTGCCCAGAAGGCCAGAGAAGCCCGGAAGAACCAGGCGAACACTGCGCTGAAGGAGATCCGCTTCCGTCTCAAGATCGACGAACACGATTACGAGACGAAGAAGGGCCACGTCACCCGCTTCCTCGAAGGCGGCGACAAGGTCAAGGTCATGATCATGTTCCGCGGACGTGAGCAGTCCCGTCCCGAGATGGGCATCAAGCTGCTCAACCGCTTGGCCGAGGATGTGTCCGACCTCGGCTCCGTCGAATCCTCACCGCGAGTCGACGGACGCAACATGGTGATGGTCGTCGCCCCGCACAAGTCAAAGTCTGACGCCAAGGCGGAGGCCCGGAAAGCATCAGCAGATGCCAAGGGCAAGTCCGCTGAGGTGAAGTCCCGTCGCGATCGGGTCGCTGCAGAGAAGAACGCAGCTCGCCCGGACGCGTGA
- the rpmI gene encoding 50S ribosomal protein L35, translated as MPKQKTNSSAKKRMRVTGSGKIMREGVNNQHKFEGKNSARKRRVSTDQEIVGGDRAKARKLLGKLKGR; from the coding sequence ATGCCGAAGCAGAAGACGAACAGCAGCGCCAAGAAGCGCATGCGCGTGACTGGCAGTGGCAAGATCATGCGTGAAGGCGTGAACAACCAGCACAAGTTCGAGGGCAAGAACTCGGCTCGTAAGCGCCGTGTGTCCACCGACCAGGAAATCGTCGGCGGCGACCGCGCCAAGGCCCGCAAGCTTCTGGGCAAGCTCAAGGGCAGGTGA
- the rplT gene encoding 50S ribosomal protein L20 — protein sequence MARVKRAVNAHKKRRVILDRASGYRGQRSRLYRKAKEQVIHSLVYSYRDRRKRKGDFRRLWIQRINAGARANGMTYNRFIQGLKAAGVEVDRRMLAELAVNDSATFAHLVKVAKDALPADVNAAKTDAA from the coding sequence GTGGCACGTGTGAAGAGAGCGGTCAACGCTCACAAGAAGCGCCGGGTCATCCTCGACCGGGCAAGCGGCTACCGCGGACAGCGCTCGCGCCTGTACCGCAAGGCCAAGGAACAGGTCATCCACTCGCTGGTCTACAGCTACCGTGACCGTCGCAAGCGCAAGGGCGACTTCCGTCGTCTCTGGATCCAGCGTATCAACGCCGGAGCCCGCGCCAACGGTATGACCTACAACCGTTTCATCCAGGGCCTCAAGGCCGCTGGAGTCGAGGTCGACCGTCGCATGCTCGCCGAGCTCGCCGTGAACGACTCGGCTACCTTCGCGCACCTGGTCAAGGTCGCCAAGGACGCTCTTCCTGCTGACGTCAACGCAGCGAAGACCGACGCGGCCTGA
- a CDS encoding TrmH family RNA methyltransferase yields MKLPDVISSPQSKRIKNAAKLLRRRGRKATGQFLVEGPQAVREALARKGSVVELFITEEAAEEHPAFVSAAKHGRMQCSIVTPEVLTEFASTVNSQGVVAVCTTLDVELTSVLDKQAQLVVVLSQVRDPGNAGTIIRLADAAGADAVVLTSSSVDVYNDKVVRSTAGSLFHIPVVTAVGLSEVTELARARGLQVLAADATDEAHDLHHPWDTGLDLTARTAWVFGNEAWGMSAEDLELCDSSVAVPIYGSAESLNLGTAAGVCIYESARNQRM; encoded by the coding sequence ATGAAACTCCCTGACGTCATCTCCTCACCTCAGTCGAAGCGGATCAAGAACGCCGCGAAGTTGCTCAGGCGCCGTGGTCGCAAAGCCACGGGGCAGTTCCTCGTCGAAGGTCCGCAGGCCGTCCGTGAGGCACTGGCGCGCAAGGGCTCCGTCGTCGAGCTCTTCATCACCGAGGAGGCCGCTGAGGAGCACCCCGCGTTCGTCTCCGCGGCCAAGCACGGGCGCATGCAGTGCAGCATCGTCACCCCCGAGGTGCTCACCGAGTTCGCATCGACGGTGAATTCTCAAGGTGTCGTGGCCGTGTGCACGACCCTCGATGTGGAGCTGACGTCCGTGCTCGATAAGCAAGCGCAGCTCGTTGTCGTCCTGTCGCAGGTGCGCGATCCGGGCAATGCGGGGACCATCATTCGTCTCGCCGATGCTGCCGGTGCCGACGCCGTGGTGCTCACTTCGTCCTCGGTGGATGTCTACAACGACAAAGTGGTGCGTTCGACTGCCGGTTCCCTCTTCCACATTCCCGTCGTCACCGCAGTCGGACTGTCCGAGGTGACCGAGCTTGCCCGCGCCCGCGGCCTGCAGGTGCTCGCCGCCGATGCGACTGACGAAGCCCACGATCTTCACCACCCGTGGGACACAGGGCTGGATCTGACCGCGCGGACCGCTTGGGTCTTCGGCAATGAGGCGTGGGGGATGAGCGCCGAGGACCTGGAGCTATGTGACTCTTCCGTCGCCGTGCCGATCTACGGTTCGGCAGAAAGCCTCAACCTCGGCACCGCCGCCGGAGTGTGCATCTACGAGAGTGCTCGCAACCAGCGGATGTGA
- a CDS encoding pentapeptide repeat-containing protein, whose product MTTESPRPTKIRLENLVEGCLGDIDAEEFLEGMEFTDLNLAEVAAAQATFLDCRWSNVNFGDAESPIDLTGARISGTEITDCRADTWNMPRGNLLRTEISGTRIGAGVVYDSVWEKVVFTNCRISYLNLRESKLTDVEFRDCKIDEIDLDRAKVSRVAFPGSNVGVFHCEGATLGNVDIRGLEPHKISGVHSLRGATIDETQLMLFAELFASELGITVE is encoded by the coding sequence ATGACGACTGAGAGCCCGCGCCCAACGAAGATCAGACTCGAGAATCTCGTGGAGGGCTGCCTCGGCGATATCGATGCAGAGGAATTCCTCGAAGGGATGGAATTCACCGACCTCAACCTCGCCGAGGTGGCCGCCGCGCAGGCGACGTTCCTGGACTGCCGATGGTCGAACGTCAATTTCGGCGATGCCGAATCTCCGATCGATCTCACCGGAGCCAGGATCTCGGGAACGGAGATCACGGACTGCCGCGCAGACACCTGGAACATGCCTCGGGGGAACCTGCTGCGCACCGAGATCTCTGGAACACGGATCGGTGCCGGAGTCGTCTATGACAGCGTGTGGGAGAAGGTGGTATTCACCAACTGCCGCATCTCCTACCTCAACCTGCGCGAGTCGAAACTCACTGATGTCGAGTTCCGCGACTGCAAGATCGACGAGATCGATCTCGACCGTGCCAAGGTCAGTCGAGTCGCATTTCCCGGAAGCAACGTCGGTGTCTTCCACTGCGAAGGCGCCACTCTCGGCAACGTCGACATCCGGGGACTGGAGCCGCACAAGATCTCCGGTGTCCACTCACTGCGCGGAGCGACCATCGATGAAACTCAGCTCATGCTCTTCGCCGAACTCTTCGCCTCCGAACTGGGCATCACCGTGGAGTGA